A part of Rattus norvegicus strain BN/NHsdMcwi chromosome 4, GRCr8, whole genome shotgun sequence genomic DNA contains:
- the LOC120102459 gene encoding NEDD4-binding protein 1-like: MENSSADPSHTSVKIGHYEKIVEKALTLLIACVISGVSVYQFSVAIFIYFLLEELKNRHLQLEILSKKVEKLAVQQQEKGVLGAKVAMISERLERPTAEKAREKEVFNCEPVVPDKIEAEDRQPIEHKAPPLTDLTEAGSPSALSFPAAREQRPENGLQEQTGFSGPNNKKPDCAEPPRSCSSPHLKPKAPQTDPALPPQHLTSHTDARLARPCDHIYSSITWDQRFQDILKIPYQLDLRNEPVREYLKHIVIDGNNVAMMCLIHLAEKTGGIIVTNDNLREFVSESVSFREIMSRRHLQYIFLGDIFMVPDDPLGRQGPQLEDFLQREAFLLHTTPKLDSQPNVCTFGLAIQSHNTQGALVLHTGPGFCRETCSEGGLCESSSRILSKT; the protein is encoded by the exons ATGGAAAATTCCAGTGCTGATCCCTCACACACAAGTGTAAAGATTGGACACTACGAGAAGATAGTTGAGAAAGCCTTGACTTTACTGATTGCATGTGTGATTTCGGGCGTAAGCGTCTACCAATTTTCAGTTGCAATCTTCATATATTTCCTCTTAGAAGAACTGAAAAATAGACATCTACAACTAGAAATTCTCTCAAAAAAGGTTGAAAAGCTCGCTGTGCAACAACAAGAAAAAGGTGTGCTAGGGGCAAAAGTAGCCATGATATCAGAACGGCTTGAAAGACCAACggcagagaaagcaagagaaaagGAAGTGTTTAACTGTGAACCTGTGGTGCCTGATAAAATCGAGGCTGAAGACAGACAGCCCATTGAACATAAAGCACCCCCTCTTACGGACCTTACTGAGGCAGGTTCACCATCTGCACTATCTTTCCCAGCGGCCCGGGAACAGAGGCCTGAAAATGGTTTGCAAGAGCAAACAGGATTTTCAGGTCCGAATAATAAGAAGCCGGACTGTGCAGAGCCTCCTCGCTCTTGCAGCTCTCCTCACCTCAAGCCAAAGGCTCCCCAAACGGACCCAGCGCTGCCGCCCCAGCACTTAACTTCACATACTGATGCAAGATTGGCCCGACCCTGTGATCACATCTATTCCTCCATTACCTGGGATCAAAGATTTCAAGATATTCTGAAAATACCGTACCAGCTGGACTTAAGAAATGAACCAGTGAGAGAATATCTGAAGCATATTGTTATAGATGGCAATAATGTTGCAATG ATGTGTCTGATCCACTTAGCAGAAAAGACTGGAGGCATCATTGTAACCAATGATAACTTGAGAGAGTTTGTGAGTGAGTCCGTGTCCTTCAGAGAAATTATGTCAAGAAGGCATCTTCAGTACATTTTTCTGGGGGACATATTTATGGTTCCCGACGACCCTCTGGGAAGACAGGGACCTCAGCTAGAAGATTTTCTTCAAAGAGAGGCCTTTCTTCTACACACGACTCCAAAACTCGATTCCCAGCCAAATGTGTGCACATTTGGCCTCGCCATCCAGAGCCACAATACCCAGGGAGCCCTGGTCCTCCACACAGGACCAGGATTCTGCAGAGAAACATGCTCTGAGGGTGGTCTTTGTGAATCATCTTCTCGGATTCTGAGCAAAACCTGA